The Panicum virgatum strain AP13 chromosome 5K, P.virgatum_v5, whole genome shotgun sequence genome has a window encoding:
- the LOC120706166 gene encoding alanine--tRNA ligase 1, which yields MATEAAPARPAGPTRLVYFDDMWALRSAATVLAVQEEGGRVAVVLDATVFYPQGGGQPADTGAISGAGTRFLVEDVRAKDGVVFHYGRFEGAGEGCGHGFKEGESVSLEVDAERRSLNSRLHSAGHLLDICVGNVGLSHLEPGKGYHFPDGPFVEYKGVIPPEQIQDKKNELEREAKRLISEGAKVLASIFPYEEAAKLCGGSLPSYISKDSTPRIVKFGEYPGGPCGGTHVADVSIINSLKVTNIRVKKGLTKVSYSISP from the exons ATGGCGACGGAGGCTGCGCCGGCGAGGCCTGCGGGCCCCACCAGGCTTGTCTACTTCGATGACATGTGGGCTCTCCGCTCggccgccaccgtcctcgccgttCAG GAGGAGGGCGGCCGGGTAGCGGTGGTGCTGGACGCCACGGTCTTCTACCCGCAAGGCGGCGGCCAGCCGGCGGACACGGGCGCCATCTCCGGCGCCGGCACCAGGTTCCTCGTCGAGGATGTGCGGGCGAAAGATGGAGTG GTTTTCCACTATGGAAGATTTGAGGGTGCTGGAGAAGGATGCGGGCATGGATTTAAAGAGGGGGAAAGTGTTAGCTTGGAAGTTGATGCAGAAAGGCGCAGTTTGAATTCAAG GCTTCATTCTGCTGGCCATTTGTTGGACATCTGTGTGGGCAATGTAGGCCTATCTCATCTGGAGCCTGGGAAAGGCTACCATTTTCCTGATGG GCCGTTTGTTGAGTATAAAGGAGTAATTCCACCAGAACAAATACAGGATAAGAAAAATGAACTGGAAAGAGAAGCCAAAAGGCTAATTTCGGAAGGAGCCAAG GTCTTAGCCTCTATTTTTCCTTACGAGGAGGCGGCAAAATTATGTGGAGGTTCTCTGCCTAGCTACATTTCAAAG GATAGCACTCCTCGCATTGTAAAATTTGGCGAATATCCTGGCGGTCCTTGTGGTGGTACCCATGTTGCAGATGTTTCAATCATCAATAGCCTAAAG GTAACAAACATAAGAGTCAAGAAAGGCCTCACAAAAGTCTCGTACAGCATCAGCCCATGA